A single genomic interval of Haloterrigena salifodinae harbors:
- a CDS encoding DUF2196 domain-containing protein, protein MSNERPTAEELRQGVTVEIVQGDQDVESTDTEPIIGEVGTIYGDDPQGPEVELKSGVVGHVQAIRHDE, encoded by the coding sequence ATGTCCAACGAACGACCGACAGCCGAGGAACTGCGACAGGGCGTCACCGTCGAGATCGTGCAGGGCGATCAGGACGTCGAGTCGACGGACACGGAACCGATTATCGGCGAGGTCGGGACGATCTACGGCGACGATCCCCAGGGACCGGAGGTCGAACTGAAAAGCGGCGTCGTCGGCCACGTACAGGCCATTCGCCACGACGAGTAG